CGACGGTCTCGAGCCTTGCGCGTGTATCCACCCGCAAGGGCGTGGTGGCATCGACGGAAATCACCGCATTGATCCGGCTGGGATCATCGGGTTGCAGTTCGATCTTGGTCACCTCGCCGACGCGCAGGCCGTTGAACAGAACGCTGGAGCCGCGGCCCAGCCCCGTGACCGTGCCGCTGAAGATGACGCGGACATCCTGCCGGCCACCGGCATTGCCACTGTTGAACCAGTAGACGAAGCCGAACAGCGCGGCGAGAATCGCCAGCGTGAACAATCCGACGAGGGCGTAGTTGGCGCGAGATTCCATGAGCTAGACTGCTGTTTCCCGGTGTTCCGCCGGCATGCGGGCCCGGGCCCGCTCGCCGCCGAAATAGGCTTTGAGCCATGGATGGTCGGATGCCAGCATCGTGGCCAGCGGGCCGACGGCGATGACGCGCTTGTCCGCCAGGGCGCCGATCCGGTCGCAGGCGGAATAAAGACTGTCGAGATCGTGGGTTACCATGAAGACGGTCAGCCCCAAAGTCTGCTTCAGCGTGACGATGAGGTCGTCGAACTCCGCCGCGCCGATGGGATCGAGCCCCGATGTCGGCTCGTCGAGGAAGACGATGTCGGGGTCGAGTGCGAGCGCACGCGCCAGGGCCGCGCGCTTGATCATGCCGCCGGACAGTTCGGACGGCGATTTGTCGGCCGCGTCGGGCGGCAGGCCGACGAGATCGAGCTTCACCATCGCCATGTCGTCGAGGAGCCGGGGCGAGAGCTGCAGGTATTCGCGCATAGGCAGCTGGATGTTCTGCTTGACCGACAGCGCCGAGAACAGCGCGCCCTGCTGGAACATCACGCCGAAGCGGCGCTCCAGCGCGCGGCGCTGCACGCTGCTGAGCGTATCGACATCCTGGCCGAAG
This portion of the Bosea sp. OAE506 genome encodes:
- a CDS encoding ATP-binding cassette domain-containing protein, which translates into the protein MDGLDLDVMRGEILGFVGGSGKGKSVLTRTILGLVQKARGTIEVFGQDVDTLSSVQRRALERRFGVMFQQGALFSALSVKQNIQLPMREYLQLSPRLLDDMAMVKLDLVGLPPDAADKSPSELSGGMIKRAALARALALDPDIVFLDEPTSGLDPIGAAEFDDLIVTLKQTLGLTVFMVTHDLDSLYSACDRIGALADKRVIAVGPLATMLASDHPWLKAYFGGERARARMPAEHRETAV